Proteins encoded in a region of the Cytobacillus pseudoceanisediminis genome:
- a CDS encoding aromatic amino acid hydroxylase, whose amino-acid sequence MKKSIPLHLRPFTAQQHYNAYSPIDHAVWRYVMRQNHHFLEDIAHDAFTSGLKSSGISIDSIPRVSEMNDHLDKIGWGAVIVDGLIPGTAFFDFQAHGILPIATDIRQKTNIEYTPAPDILHEAAGHAPILFDETYSEFVKLIGNIGANAFATKEEHEVFEAIRHLSIVMESPASTEEEIEAAKQRLKEKQHLVKGLSEAEQISRIFWWTVEFGLIGDLQKPKIFGAGLLSSVGESKHSLSDQVKKRLFTIEDAINTSYDVTSMQTQLFVCESFEQLIEEVTRFGESMAFRQGGTVAIEKAIASSKVAHIEFNSGIQITGLFTDIMKDAEGEAIYVKTSGPSALSIQNEQINHHGPDIHNDGFGAPIGKLAGGIKLENQSEQSLKKLGIEINKMMQITFESGVEISGHVTNLLFNHDTLVLISLEECLVKKGEEILFHPTWGTYDLAVGSQIVSARPIAADYAAYHGESVINEEESPKEGTTLTPLEELYAEVRQIRDTNFSQDVLLHSVIGKILDEFPEEWLLQLEVLELLEKHDKESPLKKLLLDQLEKLSREERYVRLIQNGLDVIFGRRHATV is encoded by the coding sequence ATGAAGAAATCGATTCCCCTGCACTTACGCCCTTTTACAGCCCAGCAGCATTACAATGCTTACAGTCCCATTGACCATGCGGTTTGGAGATATGTGATGAGGCAAAATCATCATTTCCTTGAGGACATAGCCCATGATGCATTCACTTCAGGTCTGAAGTCATCCGGCATTTCCATCGACAGCATTCCACGGGTAAGTGAAATGAACGATCATTTAGATAAAATCGGCTGGGGGGCTGTCATTGTCGACGGATTGATTCCGGGCACAGCGTTTTTTGATTTTCAAGCGCATGGCATCCTTCCTATCGCAACGGATATACGCCAGAAGACCAATATCGAATACACACCCGCTCCTGACATTCTCCATGAAGCGGCGGGGCATGCACCGATTTTATTTGATGAAACCTACTCAGAGTTTGTTAAATTAATAGGGAATATCGGCGCCAACGCTTTTGCGACAAAAGAAGAACATGAGGTGTTTGAAGCAATCAGGCATTTATCGATTGTCATGGAAAGTCCTGCTTCAACAGAAGAAGAAATTGAAGCAGCCAAACAGCGGTTAAAGGAAAAACAGCATCTCGTAAAAGGACTTTCTGAAGCTGAGCAAATCTCCCGGATTTTTTGGTGGACAGTTGAATTTGGACTGATTGGCGATCTGCAGAAGCCCAAGATCTTCGGTGCAGGACTGCTGTCATCTGTAGGAGAAAGTAAACATAGCCTGTCCGATCAGGTGAAGAAACGCCTGTTTACAATTGAAGATGCGATTAACACCAGCTATGACGTTACATCTATGCAGACTCAGCTATTTGTTTGCGAAAGCTTTGAACAATTGATTGAGGAAGTGACGAGGTTCGGCGAGTCGATGGCCTTCAGGCAAGGCGGTACAGTGGCTATCGAAAAAGCGATCGCTTCAAGCAAGGTTGCGCACATCGAGTTCAATTCCGGAATTCAGATTACTGGTCTTTTCACCGATATCATGAAGGATGCAGAAGGGGAAGCCATCTATGTCAAAACCTCAGGTCCAAGTGCCCTTTCGATTCAAAATGAACAAATTAATCATCATGGTCCTGATATTCACAATGACGGCTTTGGAGCGCCTATCGGAAAACTTGCTGGAGGCATTAAGCTGGAGAATCAATCTGAACAGAGCCTGAAAAAACTTGGCATCGAAATAAATAAAATGATGCAAATCACATTCGAAAGCGGAGTAGAAATTTCCGGCCATGTGACGAATCTATTATTTAATCATGATACCCTTGTTTTAATATCACTTGAAGAATGTCTCGTCAAAAAGGGAGAAGAAATCTTGTTCCATCCCACTTGGGGCACATATGATTTAGCTGTGGGCAGTCAGATTGTTTCTGCACGGCCCATCGCAGCAGATTACGCTGCATACCACGGGGAATCTGTTATAAACGAAGAAGAAAGTCCAAAAGAAGGAACAACCCTTACGCCTCTGGAAGAGCTATATGCGGAAGTAAGGCAAATCCGAGACACAAATTTCTCTCAGGATGTCCTTCTTCACAGTGTTATCGGAAAAATTCTCGACGAGTTCCCGGAAGAATGGCTGCTTCAGCTGGAAGTATTGGAACTGCTTGAAAAGCATGACAAAGAATCCCCTTTGAAAAAACTGCTCCTGGACCAGCTTGAAAAGTTAAGCAGGGAAGAACGCTATGTCCGGCTGATTCAAAACGGACTCGATGTCATTTTTGGCAGGAGGCATGCCACAGTATGA
- a CDS encoding 4a-hydroxytetrahydrobiopterin dehydratase: MKRLSEEEIARQLSTLSDWKRKDSKWIERRYRFKEYLDGIAFVNKIASLAEKENHHPFITIQYKMVIISLTSWSENGLTGLDFKLARKIDDLYLADHH, from the coding sequence ATGAAAAGATTAAGTGAAGAAGAAATAGCCCGGCAACTATCCACGCTGTCGGACTGGAAAAGAAAAGACAGCAAATGGATTGAACGACGTTACCGTTTCAAAGAATACCTCGATGGAATCGCATTCGTAAATAAAATAGCATCGCTTGCCGAAAAAGAAAACCATCATCCTTTTATCACCATTCAATACAAAATGGTGATCATCTCCCTCACTTCCTGGAGTGAGAATGGGCTGACAGGTCTGGATTTTAAGCTAGCCAGGAAGATTGATGACCTTTATCTTGCAGACCATCATTAG
- a CDS encoding bifunctional cystathionine gamma-lyase/homocysteine desulfhydrase, which yields MRKKTQMIHGGISRDEHTGAVSIPVHHASTFKQDGVGNFIYEYARTGNPTRHALEELIKDLEGGYRGFAFGSGMAAISSVMHLFSTGDHVIFTDDVYGGSYRLVTKVLTKYNVDVTFVDTSDLAAVEAAIQENTKAIYVETPTNPLLKITDLAGISKLAKSKNLLMIVDNTFSTPYWQNPIELGADIVLHSATKYIGGHSDVVAGLVVVNSEQLARDMHFIQNSTGAVLGPQDSWLLIRGIRTLAIRMEEIEENAKRVAHFLANHPQVSKIYYPGFKDHKGHDIHLQQARGFGGMISFDAGTGEKAEEVLKKVKYFTLAESLGAVESLISLPAKMTHASIPRDRRLELGITDGLIRISVGLEDAEDLIEDLESAL from the coding sequence ATGAGAAAGAAAACACAAATGATTCACGGCGGCATCTCCAGGGATGAACATACAGGTGCCGTCTCCATTCCTGTCCACCATGCCAGTACCTTTAAACAAGATGGTGTGGGCAATTTCATTTATGAGTATGCAAGAACCGGAAATCCGACAAGGCATGCACTGGAGGAATTAATAAAGGATTTGGAAGGCGGATACCGCGGGTTTGCTTTCGGTTCCGGCATGGCGGCTATCTCTTCTGTAATGCACTTATTTTCAACAGGAGATCATGTTATTTTCACAGATGATGTATATGGCGGGTCCTATCGATTAGTGACAAAGGTTCTGACGAAATATAATGTAGATGTAACCTTTGTGGATACAAGTGATTTGGCTGCTGTGGAAGCGGCGATCCAGGAAAATACAAAAGCCATTTATGTTGAAACGCCAACAAATCCATTGCTGAAGATTACAGACTTGGCCGGTATCTCCAAACTGGCAAAATCAAAGAATCTGCTAATGATTGTAGATAACACCTTCAGTACACCATATTGGCAAAATCCGATAGAACTGGGTGCTGATATAGTCCTCCATAGTGCCACCAAATATATAGGCGGACATAGTGATGTGGTTGCTGGGCTGGTTGTGGTGAATTCCGAACAGCTTGCTAGAGATATGCACTTCATCCAAAATTCAACCGGTGCTGTTCTGGGACCGCAGGACAGCTGGCTATTAATCAGGGGAATTCGGACACTGGCCATTCGGATGGAGGAAATTGAAGAAAATGCGAAAAGGGTGGCACATTTTCTTGCCAATCATCCACAGGTTTCAAAGATTTATTATCCAGGATTTAAAGATCATAAAGGCCATGACATTCACTTGCAGCAGGCACGGGGCTTTGGCGGAATGATTTCCTTTGATGCCGGAACCGGTGAAAAGGCAGAAGAGGTCCTTAAAAAAGTAAAATACTTTACCCTGGCAGAAAGTTTAGGCGCGGTGGAAAGTCTAATTTCCCTTCCAGCCAAAATGACACATGCATCGATACCGAGAGATCGCCGTCTGGAATTGGGAATAACAGACGGCCTGATCCGCATATCGGTTGGTCTGGAAGATGCCGAAGACTTGATTGAGGATTTGGAGTCAGCGCTATAA
- a CDS encoding PLP-dependent cysteine synthase family protein — MNYYSSVKELIGHTPLVKIKHYAVPHGVNVFAKLEYFNPGGSVKDRLGQKLIQTAIEDGLLPEDGAVIEPTAGNTGIGLALAAIGTKIKIICVVPQKFSVEKQELMKALGAEVINTPTEEGMEGAIKKAEELLLKIPNSYSPQQFSNENNPQTYYETLGPEIFQALDGKIDIFAAGAGTGGTFMGCARYFKEKNPKIKTVIVEPEGSILNGGKAGPHRTEGIGMEFLPPYMEIGLFDAIHTISDKDAFKRVKELALLQGYLVGSSSGAAFEAVLREAENAAPGTNILTIFPDSSERYLSKSIYEEDKQ, encoded by the coding sequence ATGAATTATTACAGCAGTGTGAAGGAACTGATTGGGCATACCCCTCTTGTGAAAATCAAACACTACGCTGTTCCGCATGGAGTAAATGTTTTCGCTAAGCTTGAATATTTTAACCCCGGCGGCAGTGTAAAGGATCGGTTAGGACAAAAGCTGATTCAGACAGCGATTGAGGATGGGCTGCTTCCGGAAGATGGGGCTGTAATTGAACCGACTGCAGGGAATACCGGGATCGGCTTAGCGCTGGCTGCTATTGGAACGAAGATCAAAATCATCTGTGTCGTACCTCAAAAATTCAGCGTTGAAAAACAGGAACTAATGAAGGCGTTAGGGGCAGAAGTTATTAATACGCCGACTGAAGAGGGCATGGAAGGCGCTATTAAGAAGGCTGAGGAACTGCTGCTAAAGATTCCTAATTCCTATAGTCCTCAGCAATTCAGCAATGAAAATAACCCGCAAACGTATTATGAAACATTGGGACCTGAGATTTTCCAAGCGTTAGATGGGAAGATCGATATTTTTGCAGCAGGAGCAGGGACTGGCGGTACATTCATGGGCTGCGCCAGATATTTTAAAGAAAAGAATCCAAAGATAAAGACAGTTATCGTTGAACCTGAAGGATCCATTTTAAATGGCGGAAAGGCAGGGCCGCACCGAACAGAGGGAATCGGGATGGAGTTTTTGCCGCCGTATATGGAAATAGGTTTATTTGACGCCATTCATACCATTTCAGATAAAGATGCCTTTAAACGAGTTAAGGAGCTGGCATTATTGCAAGGATACTTAGTTGGAAGTTCGTCAGGAGCTGCTTTCGAAGCAGTATTGAGAGAAGCTGAGAACGCTGCGCCTGGCACGAATATTCTCACGATTTTTCCTGACAGCAGTGAGCGGTATTTAAGTAAATCTATTTATGAGGAGGATAAACAATGA
- a CDS encoding class I SAM-dependent DNA methyltransferase: MGREFVDLFDHWAESYDQAVTGKDLEYQEVFLNYEHILQEVANHVNGNVIEFGVGTGNLTQKLLEKGANVTGIEPSAAMRDIAGKKLPNVPLLNGDFLDFQIIGPVDAFVCTYAFHHLKDTEKAEAITKYSSLLSIGGKVIFADTVFKSNENKQAVIEEAKRMHFLSLAQDLETEYYTTIPVLDEIFQSNGFTVEFKQLNRFVWLIHAIKL, from the coding sequence ATGGGCCGTGAATTTGTAGATTTGTTTGACCACTGGGCAGAATCCTATGATCAGGCTGTAACGGGTAAAGACCTTGAATATCAAGAGGTGTTTTTGAATTATGAACATATCCTTCAAGAGGTTGCCAATCATGTGAACGGGAATGTAATTGAATTTGGTGTAGGCACTGGCAATTTAACACAGAAACTCTTGGAAAAAGGAGCTAATGTAACTGGAATTGAACCTTCTGCAGCCATGAGGGATATAGCAGGGAAAAAATTGCCAAATGTTCCGTTATTAAATGGTGATTTTCTGGACTTCCAAATAATTGGTCCCGTAGATGCCTTCGTTTGTACTTACGCTTTTCATCATTTAAAGGACACCGAAAAAGCTGAAGCCATCACAAAATACAGTTCTTTGCTTTCAATTGGCGGCAAAGTGATTTTTGCAGATACCGTCTTTAAAAGTAATGAGAATAAACAGGCTGTCATCGAAGAAGCAAAAAGGATGCATTTTCTCAGCCTAGCACAGGATCTGGAAACGGAATATTACACAACGATCCCAGTATTGGATGAAATCTTTCAATCCAATGGGTTTACTGTCGAGTTTAAGCAGCTCAATCGGTTTGTATGGCTCATACACGCAATTAAATTATAA
- a CDS encoding LLM class flavin-dependent oxidoreductase, which produces MGNRKMNLNLFLTSMGHHEAAWRHPSSDPERAYDISYYLEIVQKAEEAKLDSIFLSDRYSVSTSAVKYGELGGGGFEPLTLLSALSAATKKIGLIATVSTTFNEPFNVARRFSSLDHLSKGRAGWNVITSGTDAEANNFNLEKIPEHRERYKRAKEFVEVTKKLWDSWEEGALVRDKEAGIYSLSDKVHEIGHKGSYYSVKGPLNSPRSPQGQPVIVQAGSSKTGIDFAAQFAEVVFTAQQSLSEAQAFYKALKTRAAEFGRNPENVIILPGICPIIGATEEEAREKETELHNLTNPEYSLLQLSNRIGIDLTGYPLDGPLPELPEIQQIQGHQSRTKLIQDLAKKENLTIRQLLLRLAGGRGHYTIAGTAEQIADELQLWFENGGADGFNIMPQLMSEGFSDFVQYVIPLLQNRGLFRTEYTSDTLRGNLGLPFPDLVQNVDPAG; this is translated from the coding sequence ATGGGAAATCGTAAAATGAACCTGAATTTATTTTTAACAAGCATGGGACACCATGAGGCCGCATGGAGGCACCCTTCATCAGATCCAGAGCGGGCATATGATATCTCTTATTATCTGGAGATTGTTCAAAAAGCGGAAGAAGCAAAGCTGGATTCTATTTTTCTGTCAGACAGATATTCGGTATCGACAAGTGCTGTCAAGTACGGAGAGTTGGGCGGTGGAGGTTTTGAGCCTCTCACTCTATTATCCGCCTTGTCCGCTGCAACCAAAAAAATCGGACTGATCGCAACGGTCTCGACTACTTTTAATGAGCCCTTCAATGTGGCCAGAAGATTTTCTTCTCTGGATCATTTAAGCAAAGGCCGTGCAGGCTGGAATGTGATCACGTCAGGAACGGATGCAGAAGCAAATAACTTTAATCTCGAAAAAATACCAGAACACAGGGAGCGCTATAAGCGTGCCAAAGAATTTGTGGAAGTGACTAAAAAATTATGGGACAGCTGGGAAGAAGGGGCGTTAGTAAGGGACAAAGAAGCGGGGATTTATTCCTTGAGTGATAAAGTGCATGAAATCGGCCACAAGGGCAGCTATTATTCGGTAAAGGGACCGTTAAACAGCCCAAGATCTCCGCAGGGGCAACCTGTCATTGTACAGGCCGGCTCATCGAAAACTGGCATTGATTTCGCCGCTCAATTCGCAGAAGTGGTTTTTACAGCACAGCAGTCCCTTTCTGAAGCACAAGCATTTTACAAAGCATTAAAAACGAGGGCTGCTGAGTTTGGACGAAATCCGGAGAATGTCATCATCCTTCCGGGCATTTGCCCTATAATAGGTGCAACAGAAGAAGAAGCGAGAGAAAAAGAAACAGAGCTTCATAATTTGACCAATCCTGAGTATAGTCTATTGCAGCTTTCCAATCGTATTGGCATTGACTTAACAGGCTATCCATTGGATGGACCGCTGCCCGAACTGCCTGAAATCCAGCAGATTCAAGGGCATCAGAGCCGAACCAAACTTATCCAGGATCTGGCTAAAAAAGAGAATCTGACCATTAGACAATTGCTTCTCAGGCTTGCTGGAGGCAGGGGTCATTATACGATTGCCGGGACAGCTGAGCAGATAGCGGATGAACTTCAGCTATGGTTTGAAAATGGGGGTGCTGATGGATTTAACATCATGCCTCAGCTAATGAGTGAAGGCTTTTCAGATTTTGTTCAATACGTTATTCCGCTTCTTCAAAATAGAGGCCTTTTTAGAACAGAATATACAAGTGATACCCTGCGAGGCAATCTTGGGCTGCCCTTTCCTGACTTAGTTCAAAATGTTGATCCAGCAGGATAA